One region of Paraburkholderia acidiphila genomic DNA includes:
- the phaZ gene encoding poly(3-hydroxyalkanoate) depolymerase yields MTDIRTSPEVADVMQIQMIDLDGQLLRVGVRRGGDACPPLLLFNGIGANLELVEPFVEALEDITVIVFDVPGVGGSPAPLIPYRFSTLAVLSDKLLTRLGYAGPVDVLGVSWGGALAQQFAHLYPRRCRRLILAATSPGVIMVPARLSVLSKLVGPRRYTDPAYLKQVGAEIYGGAYRRDASLLEAHSRHIQAPRGRGYLYQLLAASGWTSLPWLGALRQKTLVMHGNDDPIVPLTNAKILAARIRDASLHVIDDGHLFLITRAKEIAPLVKTFLEQEAS; encoded by the coding sequence ATGACCGATATACGAACGAGCCCAGAGGTTGCCGATGTCATGCAAATCCAGATGATCGATCTAGATGGTCAGCTATTGCGTGTTGGCGTGCGTCGCGGTGGCGACGCGTGCCCGCCGCTGCTGTTGTTCAATGGCATTGGCGCGAATCTCGAACTGGTCGAACCTTTTGTCGAGGCGCTCGAAGACATCACCGTGATCGTTTTCGACGTGCCGGGCGTCGGCGGCTCGCCCGCTCCCCTCATTCCGTACCGCTTCTCGACGCTCGCCGTTTTGTCCGACAAGCTGCTCACGCGGCTGGGCTATGCGGGTCCTGTCGATGTGCTGGGCGTGTCGTGGGGCGGCGCGCTCGCGCAGCAGTTCGCGCATCTCTACCCAAGGCGCTGCCGGCGGCTGATACTCGCGGCGACGTCGCCGGGCGTAATCATGGTGCCCGCGCGGCTTTCGGTGCTGTCGAAGCTGGTCGGGCCGCGGCGTTATACGGACCCGGCTTACCTGAAGCAAGTCGGCGCCGAGATCTACGGCGGCGCCTACCGTCGCGATGCCTCGCTGCTCGAAGCGCATAGCCGCCATATCCAGGCGCCGCGCGGCCGTGGTTATCTGTATCAGCTGCTGGCTGCGTCGGGATGGACGAGCTTGCCGTGGCTCGGCGCGCTGCGCCAAAAAACGCTGGTGATGCACGGCAACGACGACCCGATCGTGCCGCTCACCAATGCAAAGATTCTCGCGGCGCGCATTCGCGACGCGTCGCTCCATGTGATCGATGACGGTCATCTGTTTCTGATTACGCGCGCGAAGGAAATCGCTCCGCTCGTCAAGACGTTTCTCGAGCAGGAGGCGAGTTGA
- a CDS encoding DUF445 domain-containing protein, translated as MTDDNERVDRVKARAAVDVKVVRLKRMRATATCLLAAMIALLVASVALQASYPWLAWVRAFAEAGTVGAVADWYAVVALFRHPLGIAMPHTAIIPRNQARIAESLGSFVEQNFLTTEIVVSRLSEYNAARALAMWLAEKENSSTIADVVVESLPRLLERIDESDVEDLFDRLLLPQLRSLDVSRVAGQILGVLTEGNRHQPLLDRGLGAVEQWLTANVGLIKAKFSEASRFTPAPLDTYIVNKFVEGVVALVHEVAANPDHELRRQFDSAIAALSRDLQTAAQYRRFGRLLLRDCIRHFKAGDYYRLMLDRIRARVAADAASEQSVAREMVAGALTSFGKTMVSASAMQNKLNAWWLEIARMLVLRYRHQLSGLITDVVKGWDAQEVSGKFEAEIGHDLQFIRINGTFVGGLVGVLIHACVLVAM; from the coding sequence GTGACCGACGATAACGAACGCGTTGACCGTGTGAAGGCGAGAGCGGCCGTGGACGTCAAGGTGGTGCGGCTCAAGCGCATGCGCGCGACGGCGACCTGTTTGCTCGCGGCGATGATCGCCTTGCTCGTGGCGAGCGTTGCGCTGCAGGCCAGCTATCCATGGCTTGCGTGGGTGCGTGCGTTTGCCGAAGCGGGCACCGTGGGCGCGGTCGCGGACTGGTATGCGGTGGTCGCGCTGTTCCGCCATCCGCTCGGCATCGCCATGCCGCATACGGCCATCATTCCCAGAAACCAGGCGCGCATTGCGGAGAGCCTCGGAAGCTTCGTTGAGCAGAATTTTCTGACCACGGAAATCGTGGTGAGTCGCTTGAGCGAATACAACGCGGCGCGAGCGCTGGCTATGTGGCTTGCCGAAAAGGAGAACAGTTCGACGATTGCCGATGTCGTCGTCGAGTCGCTTCCGCGCTTGCTGGAGCGCATCGACGAGTCCGACGTCGAAGATCTGTTCGATCGGCTGCTGCTGCCGCAATTGCGCTCACTCGATGTGTCTCGCGTCGCGGGACAGATCCTGGGTGTCCTGACTGAAGGCAATCGCCATCAACCGCTGCTGGACCGTGGGTTGGGCGCTGTCGAGCAGTGGCTAACGGCCAATGTCGGCCTGATCAAGGCGAAGTTCAGCGAGGCGTCGCGGTTTACGCCTGCGCCGCTCGACACCTATATCGTCAACAAGTTTGTCGAGGGTGTTGTCGCGCTGGTCCACGAAGTGGCGGCGAACCCCGATCACGAACTGCGCCGTCAATTCGATTCGGCCATCGCGGCGTTGTCGCGCGACCTGCAAACGGCAGCGCAATACCGCAGGTTCGGCAGACTCCTGCTGCGCGACTGCATCCGCCATTTCAAAGCGGGCGATTACTATCGCCTCATGCTCGACCGTATCCGCGCCCGCGTTGCGGCCGACGCCGCGAGCGAGCAGTCGGTCGCGCGCGAGATGGTCGCCGGCGCGTTGACTTCCTTTGGCAAGACCATGGTCAGCGCGAGCGCAATGCAGAACAAACTCAATGCCTGGTGGCTGGAGATTGCGCGGATGCTCGTACTACGCTATCGGCATCAGCTTTCGGGTTTGATCACCGACGTTGTGAAGGGATGGGATGCGCAAGAGGTCAGTGGCAAGTTCGAAGCGGAAATTGGCCACGATTTACAGTTCATCCGGATCAACGGCACGTTCGTCGGCGGCCTCGTGGGCGTGCTGATACACGCGTGCGTGTTAGTCGCGATGTGA